In the Arachis stenosperma cultivar V10309 chromosome 8, arast.V10309.gnm1.PFL2, whole genome shotgun sequence genome, ATCTTTAAATGATgagtttgattaaaaatatctttcgatgactaatttaaaaaatgagtaATTTTTCAATGACTAATTTCTCCATTTATCcgtaatttataatatttagtcgagtaaaaataagaatagattttaaaatatattgACAGAGATAAATGAATTTATTTGCGAATTAATTGtaaattgtgaaaagtagtacAAAGTCTTATTCTCTTATAAcaagggataataaacatcttctcgaaaaattagtttaatttttgaattcacCAAGGATcaaactcttgacctttcggaATTAGCActttaataccatgtcatgataccactcatcccaaaagcttcaGCTGATGAgaaaatgtaacactaataattatatctctaatactctataaacctccattgtacacattgtataaatatctCATTGACTCCTCATACATTCCCTTAAACTATATATGGTCATTATGCTTGAGTTAGCGATTTGTTTTTATCTTATGTCAGTGTATTAATTATTGATGCATACTataataaagagaaaaatagTGATGAGataaaaatttacttttatagatagttaaatatttatctaagaaaattaaatatttatctaaGAAAATAtgctatttaatttttattatttttttaaaaaaaaattatacacttctctttatttttttcacctGAAAAAATTTTCATCGTAGAATTATTCTCCATTATTTATATTGGTCTCATGGTATTCTTCTTTACCTTATGTTgagctctttttttttaaataaaaaaaataaattgtacaATATATATCTCACAACTATAATACTGAATTACTGGTTGTCGGTGGAGGATAATCATAGATCTATATTCAGTGTTTTTAGTTAGATTCTTTGCTTAAAAGGACAATCTaaacttcaaaattttgaagtataattgattaattatttttcaaactAGTGAATGCCAACAAGCTAAGTAGCTTGCATCAGAGCCAAAAATAAGGGAGAAAAAAGTCAAATATTTCACATACAAACAAATGAAGAACCACAAAACCAAAACCTTCATCAAATTAATACCAAGACTCACTTACTAGAAACCAAATTAAATCGCCTTAGAAACCATATATGCATTGATTCAAATAAGAATTAACCCGAAACATTAATTAACAATACACGCCCTTTCAATAATTTGTTTTTATCTATATGGAAGTAAGTACTAATTAAGACTCACAGCAAAATTACTTGGAACTTGGATAATAATGATCCATTCACTAATTAACTTAATTAGAGGatcattattattataactCTGCACATACAAACCTgaatatgatattttttttattttctaggCTATCAATCTGTCGCTAATTAGAACTCCATTTAAAAGTTTATCGCAACTAATGAACTGCTACTTGTATAAGGCGAGATTCGAACCCACCTGAATATAATTATGATTAGGAACCAGGGATACAAGAGAACATTCTCTGACTTCTAAGCCTCATTAGTTGTTGTTGCTTTGGAATTGGAGGGGGTGatgatattgaagaagaagcaacaaCCCCGTTTCCAAAATCTTCAACAGATTTATGTCttcgatgatgatgatgatgatccaCATGACTTtgtgcatgatgatgatgatgatggtagATCTCAGCCATGGTGATGTTATAGCTTAGAGATGAAGAATCAAGACACTCATATTGGCGTCTATTTCTGTTCTTCTTTATTGCTCTTAACACCAAAGGTACAAGACCCTCCATTTATAAAATCTTGATCTTCAATGAAGGATATGAAACTTGGAAGCAAGTATTTGTAGttagagaaaagaaaatggaaaattTTAGGAAATGGGAATGAAGTTGCTGAGTTAGGTGGGTTTTGATTTGGATtctatatttttgttgttattgttgtggGCCCCACCAACGAACATTGTCACACGTTAAACTTGGTTCTTTGACTTTGATGACAATGACCAAAATGGTAAAATTAGAGCcaatcaaaacaaaataaaaacaaaattacaaaTATGGAAATTAATTACTACTACTTGTGCTatgaataatagaaaaataaatcttgcaacatcacaaattaattaatacttattaataaaaatgagGCCGGCCCAACATAGTCAGCAATTAGTGGAAATTCTTAATAATTTTAGGTAAACAAGTGGCCTAATCCAATTTGTCATGTAGTTGGATTCCTTCAATTATTTAGTTAGCGGGTTCAAATCCTAACAATTTGTGACGAGGGTTTCTACCAGTTTAGCCAGCACCCATTCCCGTTTGAGAACTCTTTAGTGCaagtggatttttttttttatctaaacttatttatttatgtaaaatttgtttatggactcaataaatttgtttatgttttaatatgatttaaattgtattagtatatttttatttttaattaatttaattttatttaaataattaaatttttaaattataaaatttgtattagtttataatttaaaatttaaataaatataatttaaattaataatttataaaattatatgcATTCATATTATTGTACCtatatgattaattatatttattcgatttttaaaaaataacagtggttaattttttttatttaaatacaatcatattattttcaaataaaaaaatatacttatgtaaaataatatgattacatttatttaaatttaaaaaattttaaaataataagagtatgtttatttaaaatattaaaattttaaattttaaataaacttacttatattaattttaaatttgttttaaaataatacaaatatgtttatttaaattaaaaaattaaaataataaaagtacatttatttaaaaaaatttaatttaaaaataatataagtgtatttatttgttagttaaaaattacaattttaatatttactcATGCGAGCTTCGTCTTCCATAACTCCACCACCTAACTGGTTCCACAAATTTGCTTTCCCTCAAATGTGATCCGATTTTTCCTCAAATGTGATCCGACTTACAGCAGATAATGTATTTATAGTACTTCATGCATAAATTCTGGTAGCCAACTGGATTTTATGCTCACAATgtttcttcataaaccgtggtgaccacCAACGTGCTCACAATgtttcttcataaaccgtggtgaccacCAACGGTTTCTAGCACCAATTTTTCAAGCGTAATCCGTGGTAGCCTCCCACGGTTTACGTTCATTGTTTCATGCATGTAAACCATGCCAGGTTACAGCGGTTTACATATAAATTGAAACTGTGGTTACCCACCAAGATTTACATATAAACTAAATCAGGACATGCACGTAAGAAAGTTCTAATTGTTATATTTGGGTAAAgctttctctcttttattttaatcaaGTCAATTGCcctaaaaaaaattacagattcaaattataaaaaatttcatcaaattatacatattcataaaatttttatcaaattataaattactaactcaataattattataaattcaaaattaaattaaagattTTTAGATCAAATTGTTATAATAACTTTTGTCTATTTGATagagaaacaaaaaaatcattGGACACAACTACCTAAAAATCTAATTACACTCCAAGATAACCATGAAACTCAAACACCATACTAATTGAAAAATTTATACAACTTCATACTTATATTTGAAGtcaaagtaaataattttaactaTGCTCTCAACAATACACTATTACCAATACATTTGTCCCAACAAAAAATTACCGAAATTCAACtcttattataataaataaaacaggtaatacaacaaaaaattcatttattcaaaacattatttatattattcatttatATTCTTTATTGATTATAGGAACCAACTTCATCAACACTAATATCATCACACCTAGATGACATAATAAtcaagaaattaagaaaaaagaaaaataaacgaATCTAAGAGACATCTTTAGATAAAAGACATATATACAAAGatggaattaaaaaaaaaagataacaaacaaaaaaatatataaaagtcaataattaaaaaaaaaatgtctCCACAGACAAAAACatataataaaaagaagaaagaaacaaCCCCAAcaacaactaaaaaaaaaacaaacaaacacgATATAAAAAGACTAATCCATCAATcaaaacaaatacaaaaataaaaataacaaataaagaTATAGCtctatacaaaaataaaaataacaaataaagaTATAACTCTATACCGCCTCAATATAAAAAacttatattataaaatattttaaataaaaaacacatcaaatttaatattagttaagtttgtatatattttaattaatttttaaataattaatattttttaaaatatattatatactaTCATTAAATTATCATCCTGCACATTAGGCAGATGTCACTCAAATTTCTTGTTAAAATATATTCCAGGTTTAACCGTTTTAACTTTTAAGTCGAGGCAATCTGTTATGAAAGAATGTAACTAGTCTTTACAAAAATGCTCAACTGTTGCAAAGGAAGATAATTCAAAGGAGAATTCCTTTTACTCCAACCCATTTGGCGTTTTAAATGAGGATTTTGGTACGGAATACATAGAATGCTACTGTCATGAATTTCTCCTCTTAAACACTAAAACGTGCTAGTCTTGCCTATTATTAAACAAAACTCAGGCCTAAATAATTCCATGATTATCATACAAATCAATTTTTGAATTGTCCAGTTATAATTATACAGTGCTAAAGATCTACGTACCTAACCATACGTAAGGCCGAAAATTGCTCATCCTTTATGTACAATATTAAACAGGCCAACATCAAAACAATAGTCTCCAAAGTATAAAGGAATTCTCTCCTCCTCAAGCTTccattttataattaaaatcagaGAAAGATTACAAAACACTCAATGAGACTAATGGCGCATGCCTCCCGAAAACACACACTCAACACAATCAGAAATCAAATTCCCCTGTCGCCTGAAAAAGGGTAAAGTATAATTCATTGtaacattttgaaaaagtgaaattaaaggatgaaaaataccatttTTTTTGTCCTTGAGACCAACATACCTTATTGAAGAGAATGTCTTTATTATTTATGTGCATGATGCCATCCTTCAATGTGCATTTCCACCTGCTCTTGGTACGTGTCACCTGTATTTATAGTAAGTATAAGACTTTTACTCAGCAAAAGGATTCTAAAACCTTGAACCATTAACTACATCATATTACAACAGCACTCATATCTAacatgcacacaagaaggaaggTTGTATCACCTTGTCAAACTGAGCCAAAACAAGATGATGTGTATCTTGATCTTCTCCTTGATCCAGATCATCAAAATCATCATCGTCGTCATTCTCATTTAATggctcatcatcatcatcgtcttCTTCATTGTCATTTGCTGCCTCATTTTGAGCTACGAGAGCAGGGGTGCTTGCTGGTATCTCTAATAAAAAGACAAAACATCATCAGCAATATATATCTTCAAAATAGAACACTTATataaccatgttccaaatataCCAGGAGGAGCCGGTGTATTTGCAATGTTGTAGTCTTCACTCAACACTCCTTCATAATTGTATATCTGCCACAGGATCAACAGAACCCAGCACAGATTATTGCATAAAACATGGTGAGAGAAGTGTTAAATGAAGCACGAAATGAATTACCAAAGAAAGATTGAATCTGCAAGCAAATAAAGAATCGACTAGGATTACAGAATCCAATCTTATTTCTCACCACTTATTTGGCTAACTATACCAGCCACCAAAAGTAGCACCAAGTGTGATATGTATCATTGTCAAATATGCAACTACTTCAGGTTCCTTACATTACAATATCCACctttaattgaaaatttaaccACTAAGAATTTGAAATGCTTAAATGTTTCCTCAAGACTGTGAAGTCCTGTATTTGGCAATAATGAACAGGGAAAAAGGAGCTCATATTTACAATAAATCAAAGAGAACTGTGCAAACGTAATCTACAAAATTCCTTACTAATTATTACCTACCAGAAAGATCAATTCTGAAGTGATTATGAAAGAGTCCCCAATCCCaacaaattaaaatagataacaAGTGAATGTAACCTTATTTTAACATTGTACACGGTTATTAAATGCTAAATTGAAAGCTGAGGTATATATTAACATTTAACAAAGACCAAAAGTTCAAGGGCTATGTATCCATTTTGCCCCAAAAGGAAAGGAGTcccataaaaagaaaaaaaatatctacTCACATTAGGAGTAGAAAGCATATCATCATCAAAAGGTATTGGTCCATCAAGTTGCGGAATCCTAGAAGTTGGCCTCCCTAAGTCAGCTGGTATTTTCTCTTTAGAAGTTGTAAGATGTGCATTAATGGAGATTCTGCCTCcatatacctgaaaaatgtgaAATTAATAAAATGACAGAAATATAAGTATCTGCAGATAATGTTCAACcattccccccccccccccccctcttgaaagattttaaatttcaaCCTATATGAGGGTAAGATTTAAAACTGAAAACAACACAGGCTCTTTTGACGGATTTGAattctctaaagtttgaatttcactttagagagtaaagtgtgatcttctactcttgaatagtttctctttcatattattggtccaaactttagaggatccaaatccttTTGACAATAATAGAGTAGAGTGAGACAGCCAACAGATTAACTGCGGATCAATGTCTAACAGATTAGTGTACTCCCAGTTAAATTGTGAATTGTCACAAACATAAGTGTAACTTTGATTCATTCAGGGTAAGTCATTAATCACAAATTCAACAGAAATAACAAATATGCCAAATATTGACAATTAACATCAATATCATTAGTTATTGCAGAACCACTTACAAACAAGATGCACCACcaagcataattttttttctttttaaatactCGCCAATAGAAAACAAGATGTACCTCGACTTCAAAAGATCCAGATGCAGAATCTCCAGCCCCATCCTGCTGAGGTATATATCCATCAGCATTGTTATATTGTGAAGCCAAATCATCGCGTTTTCGTTTTCCCATGGGCGCTTTGAAGaattccttggtgtttttcaaGCATAAATAATATCTTAATGAGATGATCATATTTTACCTCTTTAAGCTCACACTTAGCATTCTATAACAAATCACCCATTTAATGTGTGCAACAAGACAGGAGTATTTGCTGCTTCATACAAGAACACTATCATATGATCCCTTCATGTTTTAACAGCAGGGAACAACAATTTTTCTTAATACCTCATTGGTTTGCTTACCTGTGTAAGAGGTTGATTAGAAGTTCCTCTACCAGCTTCATCCCGTCCATCATCGTAAGCTACAATAATACACATCATCATTGCACAAAGAGGTTTCACTAAAATTTTGTCCCAAGTTTAAATGGACTCACCAACATTAACATCAAGTGAGGGCCTCTGGTTCATCCAGGGAGAGGGAGGCAGTTGTTGCTGCAAGATTTAAGAACAATCTTAATGTAATGATAATTAAAGACCCATGTGCAGATTTCAATAACAAGGTTCAGCCAATGACTATGTAGTGATCCAACTGAATAAATGGAGAATAGTGATTGAGAAACTAAAACCAATTGGGGAAATTTTTCCGAAACTTTTTGATACAATTATGGAGCcaataagacaaaaaaaaaaaaaaaaaaaaaaaaaacctttacCACGTATGGACTAGGTTGTCCTCCTTTTACATCAGCATCATTTCCAGAAGAAGTGTAGTCGCTCGATCCAGTTGGGATGTTATACATAGAGTTATCCACGGTTCCTGGTAAAGGGGTTTGCATTGGAGTTTGCAGAGGCGTCTGCACATTCGAAAAAAAAGCCCATAAGTTATTAACTCATGAAATCACATAAAAGGGATAACCTTAGTGGTGAAAACATATGATTAAGACTCACAGGTGGAAAAAGCATTTCAGCAGTAGGAGTTTCATACTCTTCATTCCCCTCATACGGCACATTAAGATCGTGAACTGCACCGGGGTTTGTCTTAGTTCCACTGGACCTTTCTATGGGAGCAACAAGAACACCAGCTTGTATCATCTTTGATTCCCACAACTAAACAAATCAAAAtacaataaacaaaataaataatagcaAAACCAATAACCGATCGGATCTAACCCTAGATCAAGCAGGTCCAGCTCAGAAACAACATATCTTgcacacaaaatcaattgaagtAGGAATCTAATTCATGTAACTGAAGAAAATGATACGAAGGAATCAAAATGAGAAAGGGAGAGAAGAAGATGAGATTACAGCTTGGAGCTCCTTGAGAACTTCCTCGCCGGGACCAGCGTTGTTGATGAACTCGTCGCGAACCTTGACGATGACGTCCTCAATTACGTCGATATAGACCTGGCTTGTGGTTACGGTGGCCGTGGCCGCCATGACGGAAAATTGCGGAAGCTGGGAGGTGCGTATTAATATTATTGAGTGTCTTGTGCTCTGAAATTGGGTCCGATTGGAAAGGAAGTGGAACGGTGTTTCTAGGGTTTGGGGGAGAGAGTGGAGTTGGAGCTGAGTGATACGgcgaagagagagaaagagacggaggagagagagatttagagagagaataaaagaaagaaagagagagagaggaataTAAATAGGTTTGCATCCCATTTTTAATCATCAATCCACGTGTTAATAATgtgtgtttctttctttcttttcttttttttcctttctcgCTATACTTGAGATATTCACAAGGAAAATAAAGATTGCTAATTCAACATTCAACAATTAGGGAATAAGATTGACAATTATACTTGCGtttaaattgtaaaaaatatatttagaaTATAGCGTCTGTCTTTGATAACTGCATTCATTTTGAACATTTGTAATATATAcacattaattattaactaTATAGACGTTTATGATTAGGTAGAAATTTACATGCAGTTGattttacgtgaagttgataattgagagtcgttagataaaaatttagtcaaatcaatcaaattatttaacgattTCACGTAAAGTCGACTGCAGATAAATTTTCATCTTAAGATAAATATCTAAGCCTCCTGTCAactatacaaaaattaaaaaaaaaaagttacatttaaaatcataaaaaataaaatagaaaagaaggtacaattttaaaatagaaatttaTTGTCAATAAGTGAAAGACATGTCCTAATTATAACTGATAGAAAAACAATCCCTGTGTATACTCTATCATGTTTTAACTTCTAAGTTTATTGATTCACTTTTAGATGAGATTCATAGGATTTTAACACAATTCTAATTGGGTCAAAAGAGGCACTGAAAAGAGAATGTCATAAATTAGCTGGGACAAAATAATAAGACccaaaagagagaaaagattgaGTTTCAAAGACATGCATACTCAAAATTTAATTCTGCTTGAAAAACAGTTGTGGAAGTTGGCTGTTAATTCTAATGTACTACTTAACAAAATGTTAAAGGATCAGTATTTTAGATATAAGTCTTCTTTGATTGCAGACAAAGGAACTAACCCTTCTTGGGGCTAGCAAAGTCGCTTAGAAGGTAGAAAAGTGATGGAAAAAGAATTGTTGTGGAGTATAATGTTAAGAGATGATGTTAATGTTTGGCAAGAATTCTGGCTACCGTCCCCATACCTATATCATATCAGTCTCAACAATCAATCTAGCAACAATATATTTTCAATAACTAATAGAGTAAAAGACTTACTGACCACAAGAAGAAGATGGCACAGAGAGCTTATCAAATTAATCTTTTTCCTTGAACTAAGTACCTGCATCCTCTCCATAGAGCTGAATAATAACGGCAAGGACTCTCTGATTTGGATTTTGAACTCGAAGAAGCAATATGATGTGGCGTCTGGATATGTGGTGGCGTATGGCTTTGCGCATGAGCCGATCAATCAACTACTTGCAATCATGCAAAATCCAAGAATTTGGAGAAAAATTTAGGGCTTACAGATACAAACAAAGATAAAAATCTTTTTGTGGAGAGCTGGCAATGAAAGATTACTTGTATTGAGGCTCATCCACCAGCGTTTTCAGTCGACTCCACCTTTGTGTTCCAGATGTAGATTAGTTCCGAAAACCATCATCTACTGCCTTCGATGGTGCAGCCCTACTCAGGAGGTACGGAGAGCAATAAATTTGAAGCTGGTCCCGCTATtacaaattaaagtttttctcCCTTTATGTAGTGGTGGACCCAAGTTCTATTAAGTGCTGGAAGTGGGAGAGAAGGTGACGACGCCTTCAACATCTTCGCTGCTTTTGTTGGGCATTGTGGAAAGCACATAATAAAGAAGTGTTTGAAAATGAGAAAATCCCTGCCCAACAGATTTCGAACTCA is a window encoding:
- the LOC130946168 gene encoding uncharacterized protein LOC130946168; protein product: MEGLVPLVLRAIKKNRNRRQYECLDSSSLSYNITMAEIYHHHHHHAQSHVDHHHHHRRHKSVEDFGNGVVASSSISSPPPIPKQQQLMRLRSQRMFSCIPGS
- the LOC130943588 gene encoding uncharacterized protein LOC130943588 isoform X2 — translated: MAATATVTTSQVYIDVIEDVIVKVRDEFINNAGPGEEVLKELQALWESKMIQAGVLVAPIERSSGTKTNPGAVHDLNVPYEGNEEYETPTAEMLFPPTPLQTPMQTPLPGTVDNSMYNIPTGSSDYTSSGNDADVKGGQPSPYVQQLPPSPWMNQRPSLDVNVAYDDGRDEAGRGTSNQPLTQEFFKAPMGKRKRDDLASQYNNADGYIPQQDGAGDSASGSFEVEVYGGRISINAHLTTSKEKIPADLGRPTSRIPQLDGPIPFDDDMLSTPNIYNYEGVLSEDYNIANTPAPPASTPALVAQNEAANDNEEDDDDDEPLNENDDDDDFDDLDQGEDQDTHHLVLAQFDKVTRTKSRWKCTLKDGIMHINNKDILFNKATGEFDF
- the LOC130943588 gene encoding transcription initiation factor IIA large subunit-like isoform X1; its protein translation is MAATATVTTSQVYIDVIEDVIVKVRDEFINNAGPGEEVLKELQALWESKMIQAGVLVAPIERSSGTKTNPGAVHDLNVPYEGNEEYETPTAEMLFPPTPLQTPMQTPLPGTVDNSMYNIPTGSSDYTSSGNDADVKGGQPSPYVQQLPPSPWMNQRPSLDVNVAYDDGRDEAGRGTSNQPLTQEFFKAPMGKRKRDDLASQYNNADGYIPQQDGAGDSASGSFEVEVYGGRISINAHLTTSKEKIPADLGRPTSRIPQLDGPIPFDDDMLSTPNIYNYEGVLSEDYNIANTPAPPEIPASTPALVAQNEAANDNEEDDDDDEPLNENDDDDDFDDLDQGEDQDTHHLVLAQFDKVTRTKSRWKCTLKDGIMHINNKDILFNKATGEFDF
- the LOC130943588 gene encoding transcription initiation factor IIA large subunit-like isoform X3 — its product is MAATATVTTSQVYIDVIEDVIVKVRDEFINNAGPGEEVLKELQALWESKMIQAGVLVAPIERSSGTKTNPGAVHDLNVPYEGNEEYETPTAEMLFPPTPLQTPMQTPLPGTVDNSMYNIPTGSSDYTSSGNDADVKGGQPSPYVQQLPPSPWMNQRPSLDVNVAGRGTSNQPLTQEFFKAPMGKRKRDDLASQYNNADGYIPQQDGAGDSASGSFEVEVYGGRISINAHLTTSKEKIPADLGRPTSRIPQLDGPIPFDDDMLSTPNIYNYEGVLSEDYNIANTPAPPEIPASTPALVAQNEAANDNEEDDDDDEPLNENDDDDDFDDLDQGEDQDTHHLVLAQFDKVTRTKSRWKCTLKDGIMHINNKDILFNKATGEFDF